Proteins found in one Mycoplasmopsis gallopavonis genomic segment:
- a CDS encoding DDE-type integrase/transposase/recombinase, which yields MRLKQFTKEQKLKYIHIYQKEGFEIAIITFVEDFWERYQIIKQRKEGKHENPYRRAKALLKSWIKIYNFNMNNLESKSGKSKKPNSGRRKRVSINELCEEDRDLYQDIMEEILEERGVKQQEIFEKIRKRKEEKSKQFRNISKISLVLKLNRTSFYYSYSKKEKIDKKKYIDHELINWINLEAKNSNFVIGRDKLYQKYLLTHQKRISSYLFRLNYEFNQYKSRAYQKKKSKKNKEVKFSRIWASDLVQGNFKSNYFGEKLHADIKFIKTKEGMRFLHVITETFSNTVLNWTLSDIRDSASTIKLVQDTLDKHQIKPTIFHSDHGIEYANFAFSKFLKNVNTKQSMSPKGNSLANRPSEFIFALIQRELLDFYETDKMLDSEVNLIISKYFSWYNLERPQSNLNWKTPHGFLTHATLSV from the coding sequence ATGCGTTTAAAACAATTTACAAAAGAACAAAAATTAAAATATATCCACATTTACCAAAAAGAAGGTTTTGAAATAGCGATTATAACTTTTGTTGAAGATTTTTGAGAAAGATATCAAATCATAAAACAAAGAAAAGAGGGTAAGCATGAAAATCCTTATAGAAGAGCGAAAGCTTTATTAAAGAGTTGGATAAAAATATATAATTTCAACATGAATAATTTAGAAAGTAAATCAGGTAAAAGTAAAAAACCTAACTCAGGAAGAAGAAAAAGAGTTAGCATCAATGAATTGTGTGAGGAAGATAGAGATCTTTATCAGGATATTATGGAAGAAATTTTGGAAGAAAGAGGAGTAAAACAACAAGAAATTTTTGAAAAAATTAGAAAAAGAAAAGAAGAAAAAAGTAAACAATTTAGAAATATTTCAAAAATTTCATTAGTTTTGAAATTAAATCGAACTTCTTTTTATTACTCTTATTCTAAGAAAGAAAAAATTGACAAAAAGAAATATATTGATCATGAATTAATTAATTGAATTAATTTAGAAGCTAAAAATTCTAATTTTGTTATAGGAAGAGATAAACTTTATCAAAAATACTTATTAACGCACCAAAAAAGAATTTCTTCATATTTATTTAGACTAAATTATGAATTTAATCAATATAAATCAAGAGCATATCAAAAGAAAAAATCAAAGAAAAACAAAGAGGTAAAATTCTCTAGAATCTGAGCATCAGATTTAGTTCAAGGAAATTTTAAATCAAATTATTTTGGTGAAAAATTACATGCAGATATTAAATTTATTAAAACAAAAGAAGGAATGAGATTTCTTCATGTTATCACCGAAACTTTTAGTAACACTGTTTTAAATTGAACTTTATCGGATATAAGAGATTCTGCATCTACTATAAAGCTTGTTCAAGATACTCTTGATAAACATCAAATCAAACCTACTATTTTTCATTCAGATCACGGAATTGAATATGCAAATTTTGCCTTTTCTAAATTTTTAAAAAATGTAAATACTAAACAATCAATGTCTCCAAAAGGTAATTCATTAGCAAATAGACCTTCCGAATTTATTTTTGCATTAATTCAAAGAGAATTATTAGATTTTTATGAAACTGATAAAATGTTAGATAGCGAAGTGAATTTAATCATATCTAAATATTTTTCTTGATATAACCTCGAAAGACCTCAATCAAATTTAAATTGAAAAACGCCGCATGGTTTTTTAACACATGCGACGTTAAG
- a CDS encoding IS3 family transposase: MLIFYIFKGEKMGKHFTEEQEKEIYNTFFQLGKKDAIELMYKYGAKAKDKYVKARLRRILKHYNFNMNKKPRKPGTGRSRKAKEQDINWDIFTREDLIEIAKRYREITKDKFKTEKVQEASHINMASYKLAILLYLCRQTISKHKRNNFAPRIKSRKIKYQDLIIDSFKQNRSKYGRQKLKYFILKHYKIDINERTLGRYMNALGLFCNVRKRKKLKEVKNTSVIKENIVNRDYNDVYNRNIYATDVTYLPATKDAINNNVYLSVVIKHKTKEIISFSLSKFNDSKLIYKTFENVDFEKSFILHSDHCSTYTSDDFSRFIQNKGGIISLSKVGNSLDNRVVEYWFSNLKTELIRDLNIKAMTLSELEKVISNYVHWYNKFRIQSCLNWKTPYEYSMGLSNLINC, translated from the coding sequence ATGTTAATTTTTTATATTTTTAAAGGAGAAAAAATGGGAAAACATTTTACAGAAGAACAAGAAAAAGAAATTTATAATACATTTTTTCAATTAGGTAAAAAGGATGCGATTGAACTGATGTATAAATATGGTGCAAAAGCAAAAGATAAATATGTGAAAGCGAGATTACGAAGAATATTAAAACATTATAATTTTAATATGAATAAAAAACCAAGAAAGCCTGGAACCGGTAGGTCAAGAAAAGCGAAAGAACAAGATATAAATTGAGACATTTTTACACGAGAAGATTTAATTGAAATTGCAAAAAGATATAGAGAAATTACAAAAGATAAATTTAAAACAGAAAAAGTTCAAGAGGCATCACATATTAATATGGCTTCGTATAAACTTGCTATTTTGTTGTATCTTTGTAGACAAACAATATCCAAACATAAAAGAAATAATTTTGCTCCTAGAATTAAATCCAGAAAAATAAAGTACCAAGACTTGATTATTGATTCATTTAAACAAAATAGATCTAAATATGGTAGACAAAAATTAAAATATTTTATCTTAAAGCACTATAAAATAGACATAAACGAAAGAACTCTGGGAAGATATATGAATGCCTTAGGTTTATTTTGCAATGTCAGAAAAAGAAAAAAACTAAAAGAAGTAAAGAATACATCTGTCATAAAAGAAAACATTGTTAATAGAGATTATAATGATGTATATAACAGAAATATATATGCTACTGATGTAACATATCTTCCAGCGACAAAAGATGCAATAAACAATAATGTTTATCTTTCAGTAGTAATTAAACATAAAACTAAAGAAATAATTAGTTTTTCTCTTTCTAAATTTAATGATTCCAAATTAATTTACAAAACATTTGAAAATGTTGATTTTGAAAAAAGTTTTATATTACATTCAGATCATTGCTCAACTTATACATCTGATGATTTTTCTCGTTTTATTCAAAATAAAGGTGGAATAATTTCACTTTCAAAAGTAGGAAATAGTTTAGATAATAGAGTTGTGGAATATTGATTTTCAAATTTAAAAACTGAATTAATTAGAGATTTAAATATCAAAGCTATGACTTTGAGTGAACTAGAAAAAGTGATATCTAATTATGTTCATTGATACAATAAATTTAGAATTCAATCATGTTTGAATTGAAAAACCCCATACGAATATAGTATGGGGCTATCCAATTTGATAAATTGTTAA
- the eno gene encoding phosphopyruvate hydratase, protein MSAIKKIHAREVLDSRGNPTVQVEVYTEAGAYGSAMVPSGASTGTREALELRDKGTKYESNWFGGKGVMTAVDHVNNDIAPELEGFEVTDQRKIDLRMIKLDGTPNKEKFGANAILGVSLAVARAAANELDLPLYKYLGGFNGHQLPVPMLNVINGGEHASNTIDFQEFMIMPVGAKTFRESLQMANFVFHNLAKLLKKAGHGVQVGDEGGFAPDFKSHEEALDFLVEAIKAAGYVPAKEGEKAVAIAMDCASSELYDGKVYTFGKLKKAIEEKRPGFENLTDVKLTYTSEEMGEYLKGLVNKYPIISIEDGFAEGDWEGFERFTAEMGDKLQIVGDDLTVTNTAILKRAIEEKAMNSILIKVNQIGSLTETFDAIQMAQKANMTAVVSHRSGETEDTTIADIAVAMNAGQIKTGSMSRTDRIAKYNRLLAIEEELGSSAEFKGIKSFYNIVK, encoded by the coding sequence ATGTCAGCAATTAAAAAAATTCACGCACGTGAAGTTTTAGACTCACGTGGTAACCCAACAGTTCAAGTTGAAGTTTATACAGAAGCTGGTGCTTATGGATCAGCTATGGTTCCATCAGGTGCTTCAACAGGAACAAGAGAAGCTCTTGAACTTAGAGATAAAGGAACAAAATACGAATCAAACTGATTCGGTGGAAAAGGTGTTATGACAGCTGTTGATCACGTTAACAACGATATTGCACCTGAATTAGAAGGTTTCGAAGTTACAGATCAACGTAAAATTGATTTAAGAATGATTAAGTTAGATGGAACACCAAACAAAGAAAAATTTGGGGCTAACGCTATTTTAGGAGTTTCATTAGCAGTTGCTCGTGCGGCAGCAAATGAACTTGATTTACCACTTTACAAATATTTAGGTGGATTCAATGGACATCAATTACCAGTTCCAATGTTAAATGTTATTAACGGTGGAGAACACGCATCAAACACAATCGACTTCCAAGAATTTATGATTATGCCAGTTGGTGCTAAAACATTTAGAGAATCATTACAAATGGCTAACTTTGTATTTCACAATTTAGCTAAATTACTTAAAAAAGCAGGACATGGTGTTCAAGTTGGTGATGAAGGTGGATTTGCTCCTGATTTCAAATCACACGAAGAAGCTTTAGACTTTTTAGTAGAAGCTATCAAAGCTGCAGGTTATGTACCAGCTAAAGAAGGTGAAAAAGCTGTTGCTATTGCTATGGACTGTGCTTCAAGTGAATTATATGATGGAAAAGTTTATACATTCGGAAAACTTAAAAAAGCTATTGAAGAAAAACGTCCAGGATTTGAAAACCTTACAGATGTTAAATTAACATATACATCAGAAGAAATGGGTGAATACCTTAAAGGTTTAGTAAATAAATACCCAATTATTTCTATCGAAGATGGTTTTGCAGAAGGTGACTGAGAAGGATTTGAAAGATTTACAGCTGAAATGGGTGATAAATTACAAATCGTTGGAGATGACTTAACAGTTACAAACACAGCAATTCTTAAAAGAGCTATTGAAGAAAAAGCAATGAACTCAATTTTAATTAAAGTTAACCAAATCGGTTCATTAACAGAAACATTTGATGCTATTCAAATGGCTCAAAAAGCAAATATGACAGCTGTTGTTTCACACCGTTCAGGAGAAACAGAAGATACAACAATTGCTGATATTGCAGTAGCTATGAATGCAGGACAAATTAAAACAGGTTCAATGTCAAGAACAGATCGTATTGCTAAATACAACCGTTTATTAGCTATTGAAGAAGAATTAGGTTCATCAGCAGAATTTAAAGGTATCAAATCATTCTACAATATTGTTAAATAA
- a CDS encoding DUF4011 domain-containing protein has product MAKNAVTLNRWKEKLLDLSLNNKALNHKSNKSGTIQIISPDLKTFFEKIVPARSTYFARLFDHNDDDLEDEEQTLKRTRKEEIKVLGQTIAKKDFYESDELAPIIEAYKNKRSNKHKNELFTNLSGPKQTQFLRHLMKTATFFKEENAVDVLFFAIGYLKWYDEPGSKRALYAPLMFMNAELSQKSFDAAFEAKLIDDELLINHALIRKMKVDYGLDLEFPEIKEDATIYEVYQQYKAKIEEALTKFSDKRWEVLDHLELATFSFTKINLVKDLEDNEKKILASDFYQKLTSKKQQIADNDLVRESQVDEYIDPKNYFHKLDADSSQEAAIQSAILGKSFVLEGPPGTGKSQTITNIITELIARGKKVLFVAEKKAALDVVWRNLNKIGLGAFALPIHDSDFDKKGIVKDLYSTLLKGTEDIPTVPQFYAQDKIHRYKNTKADLNDYYAKILEIRKPLNHSLYELYGLFAQKDKIQDIFFDIEDVQNIDQDQLFDLQKKIETLQNKVNNIDVDFKANPWYGFFKEVHSTREKEHFKNLLNSVQKDLKNLEQYLELNVKNRMHIYFKDNAPFIETLKNLVALLDHIRNAKTVDERIKRIYELPQEINILEDILIEFKTIEGSKLQLSKKYKLEVLNNFQADRNYLVLEKLDSGVKRTFSSEWKKIKNDLDIYRHESKPTYEELLQEVKFIRDIQEKMKNLELLSQRVTYTKNLATLNDIENALYDLKWYQKFIHLSKDVLFYNNDSVSLAISWVFNKDNIFPIIDESVQKARNVLEQFDEIQSYFDKDKVTFDNLSLKMLKLNISTYISHFNSLSAYSEFITAYIEVSKSGLKEFADLLLESKIRDNYYEIFLKRFYALLIEHYLEESDLNFGYNGEAIQVMKEEFGEVEKEIQKIAELKVTQNLYKNLPNLNSIEGLNASVKILAREATKDRRTMPFRLLFERIPELILMIKPCLMMSPLTVSSFLKTSPITFDTVIFDEASQVFPENAVGALFRANQHIIVGDEHQLPPTNFFNADGADEALQEDERGETDDYESILNAAKGFLPTIRLKWHYRSKFEELILPSNVEIYNDNLITFPSLRKPKSFEGIQFMKVDGHFVNNQNEVEAETIVKLIKTIYEKYGTTKSVGVVSFNKKQQVLIEQKLNKLRRTDSSLEPFFSRELKDPFFVKNIETVQGDERDIIIMSICYGPNEKGHFAMRFGPINQQQGYKRLNVATTRAKECTILVSSITQDDIDLNKTEARGVRFLKQYLLFAEYGESKKVVSNQEKAKQLFEAGFEKSVLNELQKLGYEVKMNVGNSGYKIDLAIVDPENRDKFVVGIECDGATYQSSKSARDRDRLREEVLEMRGWQVYRIWSTDWFKNKEQQVIQLDNFIKKAIEDNKFKAQQKKNSKKESIANSKKLELINKQTAEEKEDETKETIVNEIPVVHEKRQEVSLNEIFKDYPNVNEIDPKNFVNKQAYITGIIKALAPVLVDDVIKLSPMIFEKPSLTKSLKTEFNTILNTLVMLDDTIAIKDDFIFDSTPGIEIEFRKTVSEETKRKIPSISYLEIASGIYKILTFVKETTIDALYKQFADYCLYSTVTPKLKALIDEAINYLVNENKVTLDDKVLKIK; this is encoded by the coding sequence ATGGCTAAAAACGCTGTTACTTTAAACCGTTGAAAAGAAAAGCTTCTTGATTTATCTTTGAACAACAAAGCTTTAAATCACAAAAGCAATAAGTCAGGAACAATTCAAATTATTTCACCTGATTTAAAAACTTTTTTTGAAAAAATAGTACCTGCACGTTCTACATATTTTGCACGTCTTTTTGATCACAACGATGATGATCTTGAAGATGAAGAACAAACTCTTAAACGAACAAGAAAAGAAGAAATTAAAGTTTTAGGACAAACAATTGCTAAAAAAGATTTTTATGAAAGTGATGAACTTGCTCCAATTATTGAAGCATACAAAAACAAACGTTCTAATAAACATAAAAATGAATTATTTACAAACCTTAGCGGTCCTAAACAAACTCAGTTTTTAAGACATTTAATGAAAACTGCAACATTTTTTAAAGAAGAAAATGCTGTTGATGTTTTATTTTTTGCAATCGGTTATCTTAAATGATATGACGAACCAGGAAGTAAAAGAGCACTTTATGCACCATTGATGTTCATGAATGCTGAATTAAGTCAAAAATCATTTGATGCTGCATTTGAAGCAAAATTAATTGATGATGAACTTTTAATTAATCATGCTTTAATTAGAAAAATGAAAGTTGATTATGGATTAGATTTAGAATTTCCTGAAATTAAAGAAGATGCAACAATTTATGAAGTATATCAACAATACAAAGCAAAAATTGAAGAAGCATTAACTAAATTTTCAGATAAAAGATGAGAAGTTCTTGATCATTTAGAACTTGCTACATTTAGTTTTACTAAAATCAATTTAGTTAAAGACCTTGAAGATAATGAAAAGAAAATTTTAGCTAGTGATTTTTATCAAAAATTAACTTCAAAAAAACAACAAATTGCTGATAATGACTTAGTTCGTGAATCCCAAGTTGATGAATATATTGATCCTAAAAATTATTTCCATAAACTTGATGCCGATTCTTCACAAGAAGCAGCAATTCAGTCTGCGATTTTAGGAAAAAGTTTTGTACTTGAAGGTCCTCCTGGTACAGGGAAATCTCAAACAATTACAAACATAATTACTGAATTAATTGCTCGTGGTAAAAAAGTTTTATTCGTAGCCGAAAAGAAAGCAGCTCTTGATGTTGTTTGAAGAAACTTAAACAAAATTGGATTAGGTGCTTTTGCTCTTCCTATTCATGATAGTGATTTTGATAAAAAAGGAATTGTAAAAGATCTGTATTCAACTTTATTAAAAGGAACAGAGGACATTCCAACAGTTCCGCAATTTTATGCACAAGATAAAATTCATAGATATAAAAATACTAAGGCAGATTTAAATGATTATTATGCAAAAATTTTAGAAATTCGTAAACCTTTAAATCATAGCCTTTATGAACTTTATGGTTTATTTGCTCAAAAAGACAAGATTCAAGATATTTTCTTTGATATCGAAGATGTTCAAAATATTGATCAAGATCAACTCTTTGACTTACAAAAGAAAATTGAAACCTTACAAAATAAAGTTAATAACATTGATGTTGATTTTAAAGCAAATCCATGATATGGATTTTTTAAGGAAGTGCACTCAACAAGAGAAAAAGAACATTTTAAAAATCTTCTAAATAGTGTTCAAAAAGATTTAAAAAACTTAGAACAATATCTTGAATTAAATGTCAAAAATAGAATGCATATTTACTTTAAAGATAATGCACCATTTATTGAGACATTAAAAAACTTAGTTGCTCTACTTGATCACATTCGTAACGCTAAAACAGTTGATGAAAGAATTAAGAGAATTTATGAATTACCACAAGAAATCAACATTCTTGAAGATATCTTAATTGAATTCAAAACAATTGAAGGTTCAAAACTTCAATTATCTAAGAAGTATAAACTAGAAGTTTTAAATAACTTCCAAGCCGATCGTAACTACTTAGTTCTTGAAAAATTAGATAGCGGAGTTAAAAGAACTTTTTCAAGCGAATGAAAGAAAATCAAAAATGATCTTGATATTTATCGTCATGAATCTAAACCAACTTATGAAGAGTTATTACAAGAAGTTAAATTTATTCGTGATATTCAAGAAAAAATGAAAAATCTTGAATTACTCTCACAACGTGTAACTTACACTAAAAACTTAGCAACTTTAAATGATATTGAAAATGCATTATACGATCTTAAGTGATACCAAAAATTTATTCACTTATCAAAAGATGTTCTTTTCTATAATAACGACTCTGTATCGCTTGCAATTAGCTGAGTATTTAATAAAGATAACATCTTCCCAATTATTGATGAAAGTGTTCAAAAAGCACGTAATGTTTTAGAGCAATTCGATGAAATTCAATCTTACTTTGATAAAGACAAAGTGACTTTTGATAATCTTTCTTTAAAAATGTTAAAACTCAACATTTCAACTTATATTTCTCACTTTAATTCTTTAAGTGCTTACTCAGAATTTATCACTGCATACATCGAAGTTTCTAAGAGTGGTTTAAAAGAATTTGCAGATTTATTACTTGAAAGTAAGATCCGTGATAATTACTACGAAATTTTCCTAAAAAGATTTTATGCATTATTAATTGAACATTATCTTGAAGAAAGTGATTTAAACTTCGGGTATAACGGTGAAGCAATCCAAGTTATGAAAGAAGAATTTGGAGAAGTTGAAAAAGAAATTCAAAAAATTGCTGAATTAAAAGTAACTCAAAATCTTTATAAAAACTTACCAAACCTCAATTCTATTGAAGGATTAAATGCTAGTGTGAAAATTCTTGCAAGAGAAGCTACCAAAGATCGTCGGACAATGCCATTTAGACTTCTTTTTGAAAGAATTCCTGAATTAATTTTAATGATTAAACCTTGTTTAATGATGTCACCATTAACTGTTAGTTCATTCTTAAAAACAAGTCCAATCACTTTTGATACAGTAATTTTCGATGAGGCCTCACAGGTTTTCCCAGAAAATGCAGTTGGAGCTTTATTTAGAGCAAATCAACATATTATCGTTGGTGATGAACATCAATTACCTCCAACTAACTTTTTCAATGCAGACGGAGCTGATGAAGCTTTACAAGAGGATGAACGTGGTGAAACAGATGATTATGAATCAATTCTTAATGCCGCAAAAGGTTTCTTACCAACAATTCGTTTAAAATGACACTACCGTAGTAAATTTGAAGAATTAATTCTTCCTTCAAATGTTGAAATTTACAATGATAACTTAATTACCTTCCCTTCACTTCGTAAACCTAAATCTTTTGAAGGTATTCAGTTTATGAAAGTTGATGGACACTTTGTTAACAATCAAAACGAAGTGGAAGCAGAAACTATTGTTAAATTAATTAAAACTATTTATGAAAAATACGGAACCACCAAAAGTGTAGGGGTTGTTTCATTCAACAAAAAACAACAAGTTTTAATTGAACAAAAATTAAATAAATTAAGAAGAACAGATTCTTCGCTTGAACCTTTCTTTAGTCGTGAATTAAAAGATCCATTTTTTGTTAAAAATATCGAAACTGTTCAAGGGGACGAAAGAGATATTATTATCATGAGTATTTGTTATGGACCAAATGAAAAAGGTCACTTTGCAATGAGATTCGGACCAATTAACCAACAACAAGGTTACAAGCGTTTAAATGTTGCAACAACTAGAGCTAAAGAATGTACCATTTTAGTTAGCTCAATTACTCAAGATGATATTGATTTAAACAAAACCGAAGCTCGTGGAGTTAGATTCCTTAAACAATATCTTCTTTTCGCAGAGTACGGAGAAAGTAAAAAAGTTGTTTCAAATCAAGAAAAAGCAAAACAATTATTTGAAGCAGGTTTTGAAAAAAGTGTTCTTAATGAACTTCAAAAATTAGGTTATGAAGTTAAAATGAATGTTGGAAATTCAGGATATAAAATTGATCTTGCAATTGTTGATCCAGAAAACAGAGATAAATTTGTAGTTGGAATCGAATGTGACGGAGCAACATATCAATCTTCAAAATCTGCTCGTGATCGTGATCGTTTAAGAGAAGAAGTTCTTGAAATGCGTGGATGACAAGTATATAGAATTTGATCAACTGACTGATTTAAAAATAAAGAACAACAAGTAATTCAACTTGATAACTTTATTAAAAAAGCAATTGAAGATAACAAATTCAAAGCACAACAAAAGAAAAATTCTAAAAAAGAATCAATTGCAAATTCAAAAAAACTTGAATTAATCAACAAACAAACAGCAGAAGAAAAAGAAGACGAAACTAAAGAGACAATAGTAAATGAAATTCCTGTTGTTCACGAAAAGCGTCAAGAGGTTTCTTTAAATGAAATTTTCAAAGATTATCCTAATGTTAATGAAATTGATCCAAAGAATTTCGTAAACAAGCAAGCTTATATTACAGGAATTATTAAAGCTCTGGCACCTGTTCTTGTTGATGATGTAATTAAATTATCTCCAATGATTTTTGAAAAACCAAGTTTAACAAAATCATTAAAAACTGAATTTAATACCATTTTAAATACATTAGTAATGCTAGATGATACAATCGCTATCAAAGATGATTTTATCTTTGATAGCACACCAGGAATTGAAATTGAGTTCAGAAAAACAGTTAGCGAAGAAACTAAACGGAAAATTCCAAGTATTTCATATTTAGAGATAGCTTCTGGAATTTACAAAATTTTAACATTTGTTAAAGAAACAACAATTGATGCTCTTTATAAACAATTTGCTGATTATTGCTTATATAGTACTGTTACACCAAAACTTAAAGCTTTAATTGATGAAGCAATTAATTACTTAGTTAATGAGAACAAAGTAACTTTAGATGATAAAGTACTTAAAATTAAATAA
- a CDS encoding HsdM family class I SAM-dependent methyltransferase: protein MSENNISKNKSFGRVYTPDYIVNNILNLSGYILGNISKKHVIDNSCGDGAFLQEIVKRYCEDFLKHNHNKMVLKAELEEFIHGIEIDQEEVLKCKSNLDQITKEYGIEKVNWDILCADSLMVDKFNNKMDFVLGNPPYIRIHNLGNSYHLVKKFNFAKTGMTDLYLVFYELGISMLNESGILGYITPSSYFNSVAAKEMRKYLVTNNLIEKIVDLQHFQPFKATTYTTITILNKQKIHKNTEYYQYDKANLKPNYIHNLSIEDFYLNSFFYFAKKEDLTFLKKILLNKQESDIFVKNGYATLKDNFFVSDFNFSSKYIIPVIKASKGIFKQIFYPYDQEGNLISIDQLAKEPILYDYLLNHKEALLKRANEKNSEKYWYAFGRSQGILDTYKNKVAINTLAQNLKDLKIINCPSGTGVYAGLYIISASKGYEEIKKALYREEFIKYIALLGKYRNGGYYTFSSKDLKAYLDYFFRAKEIENE from the coding sequence ATGAGCGAAAATAATATCTCTAAAAATAAATCTTTTGGTAGAGTTTATACCCCTGATTATATTGTTAATAATATACTTAATCTTTCCGGTTATATTCTAGGCAATATATCCAAAAAACATGTTATTGATAATAGCTGTGGTGATGGAGCTTTTTTACAAGAAATAGTCAAAAGATATTGTGAAGATTTTTTAAAACACAATCACAACAAAATGGTTCTAAAAGCAGAATTAGAAGAATTTATTCACGGAATTGAAATTGATCAAGAGGAGGTTCTTAAATGTAAAAGTAATCTTGATCAGATTACAAAAGAATACGGAATAGAAAAAGTTAATTGAGATATTTTATGTGCTGACTCATTAATGGTAGATAAATTTAACAATAAAATGGATTTTGTTCTTGGTAATCCCCCTTATATTCGTATTCATAATTTAGGAAATTCATATCATTTGGTAAAAAAATTTAATTTTGCTAAAACAGGAATGACTGATTTATATTTAGTGTTTTATGAGCTAGGAATTAGTATGCTTAATGAATCAGGGATTCTTGGTTATATTACTCCAAGCTCTTATTTTAATAGTGTAGCAGCAAAGGAAATGCGAAAATATTTAGTTACAAATAATTTAATTGAAAAAATAGTAGATTTACAGCATTTTCAACCTTTTAAAGCGACAACTTATACAACTATTACTATTTTAAATAAGCAAAAAATTCACAAAAATACAGAATACTATCAATATGATAAAGCTAATTTAAAACCCAATTATATTCACAATTTATCTATTGAAGATTTTTATCTCAACTCTTTCTTTTATTTTGCTAAAAAAGAGGATTTAACTTTTTTAAAAAAGATCTTATTAAATAAGCAAGAATCAGATATTTTTGTAAAAAATGGATACGCAACATTAAAAGATAATTTTTTTGTTTCGGATTTTAATTTTTCATCAAAATACATAATTCCAGTAATTAAAGCATCCAAAGGTATTTTCAAACAAATCTTCTATCCTTATGATCAAGAAGGGAATCTTATTTCAATTGATCAATTAGCAAAAGAACCAATTCTTTATGATTATTTACTTAATCATAAAGAAGCTTTACTCAAAAGAGCTAATGAAAAAAATTCGGAAAAATATTGATATGCATTCGGAAGAAGCCAAGGAATCTTAGATACCTATAAAAATAAAGTAGCAATCAATACTTTAGCTCAAAATTTAAAGGACTTAAAAATAATTAATTGTCCTTCTGGGACGGGTGTTTATGCAGGACTTTATATAATTAGTGCTTCAAAAGGATACGAAGAAATCAAAAAGGCATTATATAGAGAAGAATTTATAAAATATATTGCTTTATTAGGTAAATATAGAAATGGTGGATATTACACATTTTCATCAAAAGACCTCAAAGCTTATTTGGATTATTTTTTCAGAGCAAAGGAAATCGAAAATGAATAA